A DNA window from Nitrospira sp. contains the following coding sequences:
- a CDS encoding MutS-related protein, family 1 (MaGe:77308876): MVEPIVHIDRPSPPSFDRDRALAQLLRRGDRLHRQGLRASSNFSRWRLVLFLTALLITVSLYRLGDYSEGNWSVAMFLIGFVIVAAYHNRLEHRIHRLLLWSEIKRQHLARLRLDWPALPPSRPVAADAHLYARDLDLLGPRSLLHLLDTTVSTQGHDRLASWLLVQPPDEQTWRTRQQLVKELTRLTGFRDRLNVQARLTGEAEINGQRIAAILQHHLHLPHLHIILPIQAILASITFVLGLGALLNLLPAYWMISFGLYAVVFFQTDQGEELLEHAVGLHHEVEKLGTVLEFLEQRARKSGAALTATCRALIEADTAPSASIRHLARVLHGVSVKAHPLIHLVFNALCPWDLFFAFRLQQFQRRLHELLPLWLDCLAEVEAASALATFAYLHPSYVWPAPTLTATLTADGLGHPLIPPQHRIANDISFARPGTIYLITGSNMSGKSTFLRTIGINLCLAQAGAPVCARTFTWTWSRLACCIRVDDSLDAGLSFFYAEVKRLKSILRATEDRAAPPVLFLIDEIFKGTNNRERLIGSRAYVRALATGNGYGLVTTHDLELADLDQSIPGLTNSHFQETVSAGTLQFDYTLRLGPCPTTNALRIMELEGLPTDRPPQS; the protein is encoded by the coding sequence ATGGTCGAACCCATCGTGCACATCGACCGCCCCTCACCCCCCTCATTCGACCGCGACCGGGCGCTTGCGCAGCTCTTGCGCCGGGGCGACCGGCTTCACCGGCAAGGCCTGCGGGCCAGCAGCAATTTTTCCCGCTGGCGCCTCGTCCTGTTTCTCACTGCTCTGCTCATCACCGTCAGCCTCTACCGGCTGGGCGATTACTCTGAAGGCAACTGGTCAGTCGCCATGTTTCTCATCGGATTCGTGATCGTCGCCGCGTATCATAACAGGCTCGAACACCGGATTCATCGGCTCCTACTCTGGTCGGAGATCAAACGCCAGCACCTCGCCCGACTGCGCCTCGACTGGCCCGCGCTTCCGCCCAGCCGACCGGTCGCAGCCGACGCCCATCTCTATGCGCGAGACCTCGACCTGCTCGGCCCTCGCTCCCTGCTGCACCTCCTCGACACGACCGTCTCCACGCAAGGTCATGACCGGCTCGCATCCTGGCTCCTCGTACAGCCGCCGGATGAACAGACCTGGCGGACCAGGCAACAGCTGGTCAAAGAGCTGACCAGGCTGACCGGATTTCGAGATCGGCTGAATGTGCAAGCCCGGCTGACGGGCGAAGCGGAAATCAACGGGCAACGCATTGCCGCGATCTTGCAGCATCACCTGCATCTCCCTCATCTCCACATCATTCTCCCGATCCAAGCCATACTCGCGAGCATCACCTTTGTCCTCGGCCTCGGCGCGTTGCTCAATCTCTTGCCAGCCTATTGGATGATTTCATTCGGCCTCTATGCGGTCGTCTTTTTTCAGACCGATCAGGGAGAAGAATTACTTGAGCATGCCGTCGGCCTGCATCACGAAGTCGAAAAACTCGGCACCGTCCTGGAGTTCCTGGAGCAGCGGGCACGGAAGTCCGGAGCCGCACTCACCGCAACCTGCCGCGCACTCATAGAAGCGGATACGGCCCCGTCGGCATCGATCCGGCATCTCGCGCGCGTTCTCCACGGCGTCAGCGTCAAAGCCCATCCGCTGATTCACCTGGTCTTCAATGCGCTCTGCCCATGGGATCTCTTCTTCGCCTTTCGCTTGCAGCAATTTCAACGGCGGCTACACGAGCTGCTCCCTCTCTGGCTGGATTGCCTGGCCGAAGTCGAAGCCGCCTCGGCGCTCGCCACTTTCGCCTATCTGCATCCGTCCTATGTCTGGCCGGCCCCCACGCTGACCGCAACGCTGACCGCCGATGGACTCGGCCATCCGCTCATCCCACCGCAACATCGTATCGCCAACGACATCTCCTTCGCCCGCCCCGGCACCATCTACCTCATCACCGGCTCCAACATGTCGGGCAAAAGCACCTTCCTCCGCACCATCGGCATCAACCTCTGCCTGGCGCAAGCCGGCGCGCCGGTCTGCGCGCGGACGTTTACATGGACCTGGAGCCGCCTGGCCTGCTGCATCCGCGTGGACGACTCCCTGGATGCCGGCCTGTCGTTTTTCTATGCGGAAGTGAAGCGGTTGAAATCGATTCTCCGAGCAACGGAAGATCGCGCGGCGCCGCCGGTGCTCTTCCTGATCGACGAAATTTTCAAAGGCACGAATAATCGCGAGCGATTGATCGGCAGCCGCGCCTATGTGCGGGCGCTCGCGACGGGCAATGGCTACGGCTTGGTCACCACGCACGATCTGGAGCTCGCCGACCTCGACCAATCGATTCCCGGCCTCACCAACAGCCACTTTCAGGAAACCGTATCCGCCGGCACCCTGCAATTCGATTACACCCTGCGCCTCGGCCCCTGCCCGACAACCAACGCCCTGAGGATTATGGAACTGGAAGGACTGCCGACAGACCGCCCGCCTCAATCCTAA
- a CDS encoding Acyl-[ACP]--phospholipid O-acyltransferase (MaGe:77308877) has translation MNKPSPHPLRGLLIAQFFGAFNDNAWKLMVALLGIRQVAATLEPGAGLESASQAQTALTFIIFTLPLMLTSLVAGVVADRVSKRTVIVTMKAGEVGLMAAGTAALFVNPAGGLLPLIVLGCMGVHSALFSPAKYGILPEILPHDRLSKGNGILELSTFLAILGGTAFGGILLDVAGSATWLAPLALTLFSLIGFGAALTVPAVAAARSDGGIASTLGGAILAVQSNRTLLLAIVGAACFWTIASLVGQDILVYAKTRLALSDSLSGLPLALLSIGIGAGAMLAGRLSGDHVEYGLIPLGTFGICGFLLLLGWLGPGLAGTLFLMTGLGLSCGLFVVPINALIQWHAPADRRGSIIALSNTCTYSGVLMGSLSGGAFASFGLSPTGILLAAAAATFAGTLWALWLVPSAFVRLVLMLLTKTLYRLRVVGPANVPQTGGALLVPNHMSLIDGFLLIASLDRPVRFVVDAAYATHPLFKWLMNIMRVIPISSSGGPRIILRALRSAGQALDDGELVCIFPEGQITRTGTLLPFRRGFERIVKGRTVPIIPVHLDRVWGSLFSFVKGRFIWKLPEQIPYPVTVSFGTPQPAGTPAHELRRLVRELGEAAWTLRKADQHPVHRPVISAWRRRPFTFAMADAARPSITGLKALLGTITLARAMKPHWKGQRAVGLLLPPSVPGALLNVAAALTGKTSVNLNYTVGRVGLESAITQASLKTVLTSRLFIEKAKLDIPGGVTVLYLEDIAKTISGGAKLVALLLGLFAPIGLMERACGRMQPIGMDDLATIIFSSGSTGEPKGVMLSHFAINSNVEGAGQVIHISKADRALGILPFFHSFGYMLLWFYARNNTGIVFHPSPLDVAAIGELCSKYRISLLVVTPTFLQLYLRRCTPEQFSNLRVVLTGAEKLPLRLTQAFQDKFGIAPVEGYGVTECAPVISSNCPDFRASGFYQVASRRGTVGQPFPGMSVRIVDPETWMILPPGQSGMLLVKGPNVMRGYLGREDLTAKAMKDGWYITGDIATLDDDGFLTITDRLSRFSKIGGEMVPHGKVEEALQQAAGADLQVFAVTGLPDEKKGERLAVLYTIDDTDLPAVLDKLAVSGLPNLFIPARNQFVKVDALPVLGTGKLDLRGVKRIAMERLTTPA, from the coding sequence ATGAATAAACCATCGCCACATCCGCTTCGCGGGCTCTTGATCGCACAATTCTTCGGCGCCTTTAACGACAACGCCTGGAAACTCATGGTAGCGCTGCTCGGCATTCGCCAAGTCGCCGCCACTCTGGAGCCTGGGGCCGGCCTGGAGTCGGCCTCGCAAGCGCAGACCGCGCTCACCTTCATCATCTTCACCTTGCCGCTGATGCTAACATCCCTCGTGGCCGGCGTCGTGGCCGACCGTGTCAGCAAACGCACCGTCATCGTCACGATGAAAGCCGGTGAAGTCGGCCTCATGGCGGCCGGCACCGCGGCGCTTTTCGTCAACCCGGCCGGCGGCCTGCTTCCCCTCATCGTCCTCGGTTGCATGGGTGTCCATAGCGCCCTGTTCAGTCCGGCGAAATACGGCATCCTCCCGGAAATCCTTCCGCACGACCGGTTGTCAAAAGGCAACGGCATTCTTGAACTGAGCACGTTCCTCGCGATTCTTGGCGGCACCGCGTTCGGCGGAATTCTGCTGGACGTGGCAGGCTCCGCCACCTGGCTTGCCCCACTGGCGCTGACGCTGTTCTCGCTCATCGGATTTGGCGCGGCATTGACGGTGCCAGCCGTGGCCGCAGCCCGGTCGGATGGCGGCATCGCCTCGACGCTCGGCGGCGCCATACTGGCTGTGCAATCCAATCGCACCCTGCTCCTGGCCATCGTCGGCGCCGCCTGTTTCTGGACCATCGCCAGCCTCGTCGGCCAGGACATCCTGGTCTATGCCAAGACCCGCCTCGCCTTATCGGACTCGCTGTCCGGCCTTCCGCTCGCGTTGCTCTCCATCGGCATCGGCGCTGGCGCGATGCTCGCAGGCAGACTCTCCGGCGACCATGTCGAATACGGATTGATTCCCCTCGGGACGTTCGGCATCTGTGGGTTCCTTCTGCTCCTGGGATGGCTGGGGCCAGGGCTCGCAGGCACGCTCTTCTTGATGACCGGCCTCGGCCTGTCCTGCGGACTGTTCGTCGTCCCCATCAATGCCTTGATTCAGTGGCACGCGCCCGCCGACCGGCGCGGCAGCATCATTGCCCTCTCGAACACATGCACGTATAGTGGGGTGCTCATGGGATCTCTCAGCGGCGGCGCCTTTGCCTCTTTCGGCCTCTCCCCCACCGGCATCCTCCTCGCGGCAGCGGCAGCCACATTTGCCGGCACCCTCTGGGCACTCTGGCTAGTCCCCAGCGCGTTCGTTCGGCTCGTCCTCATGCTCCTGACCAAAACGCTCTACCGCCTGCGCGTCGTCGGGCCGGCGAACGTGCCGCAAACCGGCGGTGCCCTGCTGGTGCCGAACCATATGTCGCTCATCGACGGCTTCCTCCTCATCGCCAGCCTCGACCGTCCGGTCCGCTTCGTCGTCGATGCCGCCTATGCCACCCACCCGCTCTTCAAGTGGTTGATGAACATCATGCGCGTCATCCCGATTTCCTCGTCGGGAGGACCGCGAATCATCCTGCGCGCGCTGCGCAGCGCCGGTCAGGCGCTCGACGACGGCGAACTCGTCTGCATCTTCCCGGAAGGACAGATCACCAGAACCGGCACGCTCCTGCCGTTCCGCCGCGGGTTTGAACGGATCGTGAAAGGCCGGACCGTTCCAATCATTCCGGTCCACCTGGATCGTGTCTGGGGCAGTCTGTTCAGCTTCGTGAAAGGCCGGTTCATCTGGAAGCTCCCGGAACAGATTCCCTATCCGGTCACCGTCTCCTTCGGCACACCGCAACCGGCCGGGACCCCGGCGCATGAGCTCCGCCGGCTCGTGCGCGAGTTAGGCGAAGCCGCCTGGACCTTGCGCAAGGCGGACCAGCACCCAGTCCATCGCCCGGTCATCTCGGCCTGGCGCCGCCGACCCTTCACGTTCGCCATGGCGGACGCGGCACGTCCCTCCATCACCGGACTCAAAGCGTTGCTCGGCACCATCACACTAGCCCGCGCGATGAAACCCCATTGGAAAGGGCAACGCGCAGTCGGATTGCTCCTGCCGCCGAGCGTCCCTGGCGCGCTCCTCAACGTCGCCGCCGCACTCACAGGAAAGACTAGCGTCAATTTGAATTACACCGTCGGCCGCGTTGGACTGGAATCGGCCATCACTCAAGCGAGCCTGAAAACCGTACTCACCAGCCGGTTGTTTATCGAGAAGGCCAAGCTAGACATTCCCGGTGGCGTCACCGTCCTCTATTTGGAAGATATCGCTAAAACGATTTCAGGCGGCGCGAAACTCGTTGCGTTATTGCTCGGGCTCTTCGCGCCGATCGGGCTAATGGAACGGGCCTGCGGACGGATGCAGCCCATCGGCATGGACGATCTGGCCACGATCATCTTCAGCAGCGGCAGCACCGGCGAACCCAAGGGTGTCATGCTCTCGCACTTCGCCATCAATTCAAATGTCGAAGGAGCCGGACAGGTTATTCATATCAGCAAGGCCGATCGCGCACTCGGCATCCTGCCCTTCTTCCACTCCTTCGGCTATATGCTGCTCTGGTTCTATGCGCGCAACAACACCGGCATCGTGTTTCATCCCTCACCGCTGGATGTCGCGGCTATCGGAGAATTATGCAGCAAGTACCGTATCTCTTTGCTGGTCGTCACCCCGACGTTCCTGCAACTCTATCTGCGCCGCTGCACGCCCGAGCAGTTCAGCAATCTGCGTGTCGTGCTAACCGGCGCAGAAAAACTCCCGCTGCGCCTCACCCAGGCGTTCCAAGACAAGTTCGGCATCGCGCCGGTGGAAGGATACGGCGTCACGGAATGCGCGCCGGTCATCTCGTCCAATTGTCCAGACTTCCGCGCCTCCGGGTTCTATCAAGTCGCCTCGCGCCGCGGAACCGTCGGGCAGCCATTTCCCGGCATGTCGGTGCGCATTGTCGATCCGGAGACCTGGATGATCCTCCCGCCGGGCCAATCCGGCATGTTGCTGGTCAAAGGCCCTAATGTGATGCGCGGCTATCTCGGCCGGGAAGATCTCACAGCCAAGGCGATGAAAGACGGCTGGTACATCACCGGCGACATTGCGACGCTGGACGACGATGGCTTTCTCACCATTACCGACCGGCTCTCCCGCTTCTCGAAAATCGGCGGCGAAATGGTCCCGCACGGCAAAGTCGAAGAGGCCTTGCAGCAAGCGGCTGGAGCGGACCTGCAAGTCTTCGCCGTCACCGGCTTGCCGGACGAGAAGAAAGGCGAACGGCTCGCCGTGCTCTACACCATCGACGACACCGATCTCCCGGCGGTGCTCGACAAACTCGCCGTCAGCGGACTTCCCAACCTCTTCATCCCGGCGCGCAACCAATTCGTGAAAGTGGACGCCCTGCCCGTGCTCGGCACTGGCAAACTCGACCTCCGCGGAGTCAAACGCATCGCCATGGAACGGCTCACCACACCAGCATGA
- a CDS encoding Putative Amidohydrolase (Evidence 3 : Putative function from multiple computational evidences; MaGe:77308878), translating to MTTKSLIDCHVHLAALPDENNGCYISPKMLKSPLFRFLFWKHGISVNRPREANEKYLDDLLIELRASRHVQKAVLLGMDGHYDSTGAISLEHTDLLVSNDYVLKAARANPNELLAGVSINPQRRDAVEEVHRCADAGATLVKVLPNAQQFDPANLQYKRFYRALAERNLPFLSHVGYEFSLIGKDQSVGEPDRLRVALDEGATVIAAHACSYGLILYEKFLPTLRDLVRHYPNFYADISALTLPNRFRMLLHLRNYPEVQERLLFGTDYPLSVFHLAAWGRVAFGTLRKMMQTKNRFDRQVEVCSGLKLGFRSLGDILSHSTSPTPR from the coding sequence ATGACCACCAAATCGCTGATCGATTGCCACGTGCACCTGGCTGCGCTGCCGGACGAAAACAACGGCTGCTACATCTCGCCGAAGATGCTGAAGAGCCCGCTCTTTCGCTTCCTCTTTTGGAAGCATGGGATTTCCGTGAATCGGCCGCGCGAAGCCAATGAGAAGTATCTGGACGATCTCCTCATTGAGCTGCGCGCCTCCCGCCATGTGCAGAAAGCCGTGCTGCTGGGGATGGACGGACATTACGATTCGACTGGCGCGATCAGCTTGGAGCATACCGACCTGCTCGTGAGCAACGACTATGTGCTCAAGGCGGCTCGCGCCAATCCGAACGAGTTGCTGGCCGGCGTCTCCATCAACCCGCAGCGGCGGGATGCGGTCGAAGAAGTGCATCGCTGCGCCGACGCCGGCGCCACCTTGGTTAAGGTCTTGCCGAACGCGCAACAGTTCGACCCAGCCAATCTGCAATACAAACGCTTCTACCGAGCGCTGGCGGAACGGAACCTTCCGTTCCTCAGTCATGTCGGCTACGAGTTCAGCCTGATCGGCAAAGACCAGTCGGTCGGCGAACCGGATCGGCTCCGCGTCGCGCTCGACGAAGGCGCCACCGTCATTGCCGCCCATGCCTGCAGCTACGGATTGATCCTCTATGAAAAGTTTCTTCCGACGCTGCGCGATCTGGTCCGGCATTATCCGAACTTCTATGCCGACATCTCCGCCCTCACGCTGCCAAACCGCTTCCGCATGCTCCTCCATCTGCGCAACTACCCCGAGGTGCAGGAGCGGCTGCTTTTCGGCACCGATTATCCGCTGTCGGTCTTTCATCTCGCCGCCTGGGGGCGCGTCGCCTTCGGCACGCTCCGCAAGATGATGCAGACCAAGAACCGCTTCGACCGGCAAGTCGAAGTGTGCAGCGGATTGAAGCTGGGGTTTCGCTCGCTTGGAGATATCCTCTCCCATTCAACAAGTCCCACGCCCCGATAA
- a CDS encoding Putative RNA polymerase sigma factor (Evidence 3 : Putative function from multiple computational evidences; MaGe:77308879): MDRDRILTSLRERILAFATSRVSREQAEDLTQEVLAVLHEKYPTVTELTELVPLAFQVLRFKMLDAHRKAFRRGEYNQESVEDLPLADPNADPATRLDQQQRVDRLLAAIMQLGERCRELFKWKLEGKSFPEIQKIMGQSSINTIYTWDLRCRKQLLASMGGSWD; this comes from the coding sequence ATGGATCGAGACCGCATCCTCACCAGTCTTCGCGAAAGGATTCTGGCCTTCGCGACATCACGCGTATCGAGAGAGCAGGCCGAGGATCTGACCCAGGAGGTGCTGGCGGTCCTCCATGAGAAGTATCCTACCGTCACTGAACTGACAGAACTTGTCCCCTTGGCCTTCCAGGTCCTGCGGTTCAAGATGCTCGACGCCCATCGCAAGGCCTTCCGCCGGGGCGAGTATAATCAGGAGTCTGTCGAGGATCTGCCGCTGGCCGATCCCAACGCCGATCCGGCAACGCGACTCGACCAGCAACAGCGCGTGGATCGGTTACTGGCCGCGATCATGCAACTCGGCGAGCGCTGCCGTGAGCTCTTCAAGTGGAAGCTGGAGGGAAAGAGCTTCCCCGAGATTCAGAAGATCATGGGCCAATCGTCGATCAATACGATCTACACCTGGGACCTGCGATGCAGAAAGCAGCTCTTGGCATCGATGGGCGGCAGTTGGGACTAA
- a CDS encoding hypothetical protein (Evidence 4 : Unknown function but conserved in other organisms; MaGe:77308880), which yields MAEHDLEKLLGGFAADTLTPEERQQLFTAAMQDQQLFDALADEQALKELLTDPSVRRRLLQALNSTTPAVAAKSVSWLDWLRQPAHLALAGGLATALFAVVLGTKVYQDSLKQAAPSAAAEEAKPASTPPAESQPTEPKTKEPDAPAPIAAKKERLTDKLASRERVAPSQQQDDRATDTATENASKRTRQEEDRKQTAAPLASSEHKKDALASVDRQPTVDSPVAAPEPNILRAPAGASLHETSASTVSARALFYGDAVRADAAGMLQTNERAMKPLGESAPQANASTRKLERLSPPSKAEGPVAPVKPLGLRYSLVTQNAEGQEQEIGATTAATRSTPMQLTLEANQDGYVQVWQHVGSTGTHLLLPQKDSGHISMKIRAGQRQRLPLPADSGTVIVRLSRVPFGPISRQEAALLDRFLPTQLQESGIFPSSAGSQEQATYVVSQDLSPTAQIAVDIQLAQR from the coding sequence ATGGCTGAACACGATCTTGAAAAGCTTCTCGGCGGTTTCGCGGCGGATACGCTGACGCCGGAGGAGCGTCAGCAGCTCTTTACCGCTGCCATGCAGGATCAACAGCTCTTCGATGCCCTCGCCGACGAACAGGCGCTGAAAGAACTGTTGACCGATCCATCTGTGCGCCGCCGGTTACTCCAAGCCTTGAACAGTACAACTCCCGCTGTCGCTGCAAAATCGGTCTCATGGCTGGATTGGCTCCGGCAGCCCGCTCATCTGGCCCTGGCCGGCGGACTGGCTACCGCCCTCTTCGCAGTCGTCCTTGGCACCAAGGTCTATCAAGACAGCCTGAAGCAAGCAGCCCCGTCGGCGGCGGCCGAAGAAGCGAAACCTGCGTCTACTCCACCAGCTGAATCTCAACCGACTGAGCCCAAGACGAAAGAACCCGACGCGCCCGCGCCGATTGCCGCGAAGAAGGAGCGGCTCACGGATAAGCTGGCGTCGCGCGAACGAGTTGCTCCATCGCAACAACAGGATGACCGCGCAACCGATACCGCCACCGAAAATGCATCGAAGCGGACCCGACAGGAAGAAGACCGAAAACAAACAGCGGCTCCGCTTGCATCATCCGAACATAAAAAGGACGCCCTCGCCTCGGTCGATCGGCAACCCACCGTCGATTCACCGGTGGCAGCCCCGGAGCCGAACATACTGCGGGCACCGGCCGGCGCATCTCTCCATGAAACGAGTGCATCGACCGTCAGCGCACGGGCATTGTTCTATGGCGACGCGGTCCGCGCCGATGCCGCCGGCATGCTCCAAACGAATGAGCGCGCCATGAAACCGCTAGGCGAATCGGCTCCACAGGCCAATGCATCCACAAGGAAGCTAGAACGGCTCTCGCCGCCCAGCAAGGCGGAAGGCCCGGTCGCACCGGTCAAGCCACTCGGGCTCCGGTACAGTCTTGTTACGCAGAACGCTGAGGGGCAAGAACAAGAAATCGGCGCAACAACCGCAGCCACCCGTTCAACGCCGATGCAGCTGACCTTGGAAGCCAATCAAGACGGCTATGTTCAGGTATGGCAGCATGTAGGATCGACCGGCACCCACCTGTTGCTGCCGCAGAAAGACAGCGGCCACATCTCCATGAAAATCCGAGCCGGACAGCGGCAGCGCCTGCCGTTGCCGGCCGATAGCGGAACCGTCATCGTCCGCCTGTCTCGCGTTCCCTTCGGACCCATTTCAAGACAGGAAGCCGCGCTGCTCGACCGATTTTTGCCAACCCAGCTTCAGGAGTCTGGAATTTTTCCAAGTTCGGCAGGCTCGCAAGAGCAGGCCACGTACGTGGTCAGCCAGGATCTCTCCCCCACCGCGCAGATCGCGGTCGACATTCAGCTGGCGCAACGGTAA
- a CDS encoding NnrS protein involved in response to NO (MaGe:77308881) yields the protein MAAIQSDDQHLAFLSYGFRPFFLSAALFAGVAIPVWALIATGWTDSSFSAAPREWHVHEMLFGFLPAVITGFLLTAMPNWTERPPLKGMPLLALLTVWLAGRLTIAIPGVSPLAAAAIDVAYLVVLASIVWREIAGGQAWDRAPIGIVISLYAAANILFHALTLGGKETDLPERMAVALMMLLLTLIGGRVTPSFTGDYLAERGVPEELPSFSRLDGLAILLTLTAALSWVAQPLAATTGWILIAAGLANIVRLTRWRGWLTWREPIVLILHLGYGWLALSLLVIGGATLGFGLKPADAVHALTTGAVGAMTMAIMTRASLGHTGRPKHADRLTIIVYLLVNLGALLRVFGPGAGLPMNLALGAAATAWSGAYLLFAAVYGPYLVRPSLDE from the coding sequence ATGGCGGCGATACAATCAGACGATCAACACCTCGCATTCTTGTCGTACGGGTTCCGCCCGTTTTTCCTCAGCGCCGCGCTCTTTGCCGGAGTCGCGATTCCCGTCTGGGCATTGATTGCGACTGGATGGACGGATTCGTCGTTCAGCGCCGCGCCGCGCGAGTGGCATGTCCACGAAATGCTCTTCGGTTTTCTGCCCGCTGTGATCACCGGCTTCCTTCTGACGGCCATGCCGAATTGGACCGAACGGCCTCCGCTCAAAGGCATGCCGCTGCTGGCCTTGCTGACCGTTTGGCTGGCCGGACGCCTGACGATTGCCATTCCAGGCGTCTCACCGCTCGCCGCGGCAGCCATTGATGTCGCCTATCTTGTCGTCCTCGCGTCGATTGTCTGGCGTGAAATTGCAGGCGGACAAGCCTGGGATCGCGCGCCCATCGGCATCGTCATCAGTCTCTATGCCGCCGCCAATATCCTGTTTCACGCGCTGACGCTGGGAGGGAAAGAAACGGATCTTCCGGAGCGAATGGCGGTCGCACTCATGATGCTGCTGCTGACACTCATCGGCGGGCGCGTCACACCCAGCTTCACGGGAGACTATCTGGCCGAGCGAGGCGTACCGGAAGAACTGCCATCCTTTTCCCGGCTCGATGGGCTGGCGATTCTCCTCACCCTCACGGCCGCGCTTTCTTGGGTGGCTCAGCCTCTGGCTGCGACCACCGGATGGATCTTGATCGCCGCCGGACTGGCCAACATCGTCCGCCTCACGCGCTGGCGCGGGTGGCTCACCTGGCGCGAACCGATTGTGCTGATCTTGCATCTGGGCTATGGATGGCTCGCCCTCTCGCTTCTGGTCATCGGTGGCGCCACGCTCGGGTTCGGCCTGAAGCCGGCCGATGCGGTCCATGCCCTTACGACCGGCGCCGTAGGCGCCATGACGATGGCCATTATGACCCGCGCCAGTCTCGGCCACACCGGACGGCCGAAACATGCCGACCGGCTGACAATCATCGTCTATCTTCTGGTCAACCTTGGCGCGCTCCTGCGAGTCTTCGGACCGGGGGCCGGGCTTCCGATGAATCTTGCGCTCGGCGCGGCAGCGACAGCCTGGAGCGGCGCCTACCTTCTCTTTGCCGCCGTATACGGCCCCTACCTCGTCCGCCCCAGTCTCGACGAGTAG
- a CDS encoding conserved membrane protein of unknown function (Evidence 4 : Unknown function but conserved in other organisms; MaGe:77308882): MMELKTVALFVATAVAEIVGCYLPYLWLKKDASVWLLIPAAASLAVFVWLLTLHPLAAGRVYAAYGGVYVSVAILWLWLIDAVRPSPWDWLGVAVCLCGMAIIMFAPRQVAS; the protein is encoded by the coding sequence ATGATGGAACTCAAAACCGTCGCCCTGTTTGTTGCGACGGCAGTCGCTGAGATTGTCGGATGCTATCTTCCCTATTTGTGGTTGAAGAAAGATGCGTCGGTCTGGTTATTGATTCCGGCAGCGGCGAGCCTGGCGGTATTCGTCTGGCTGCTGACGCTGCATCCGCTTGCCGCTGGACGAGTCTATGCGGCCTATGGCGGAGTGTATGTGTCGGTGGCCATTCTCTGGCTCTGGCTCATCGATGCCGTGCGCCCGTCTCCGTGGGATTGGCTGGGCGTTGCGGTCTGTCTGTGCGGCATGGCGATCATCATGTTCGCACCGCGGCAGGTCGCATCGTAA